A genome region from Rhinopithecus roxellana isolate Shanxi Qingling chromosome 10, ASM756505v1, whole genome shotgun sequence includes the following:
- the RARG gene encoding retinoic acid receptor gamma isoform X1 — protein sequence MATNKERLFAAGALGPGSGYPGAGFPFAFPGALRGSPPFEMLSPSFRGLGQPDLPKEMASLSVETQSTSSEEMVPSSPSPPPPPRVYKPCFVCNDKSSGYHYGVSSCEGCKGFFRRSIQKNMVYTCHRDKNCIINKVTRNRCQYCRLQKCFEVGMSKEAVRNDRNKKKKEVKEEGSPDSYELSPQLEELITKVSKAHQETFPSLCQLGKYTTNSSADHRVQLDLGLWDKFSELATKCIIKIVEFAKRLPGFTGLSIADQITLLKAACLDILMLRICTRYTPEQDTMTFSDGLTLNRTQMHNAGFGPLTDLVFAFAGQLLPLEMDDTETGLLSAICLICGGVGAPPGVCSVLSLLFHHSMQDLLTGRGRGGPSGLFPW from the exons ATGGCCACCAATAAGGAGCGACTCTTTGCGGCTGGTGCCCTGGGGCCTGGATCTGGCTACCCAGGGGCaggcttccccttcgccttcccaGGGGCACTCAGGGGGTCTCCGCCTTTCGAGATGCTGAGCCCTAGCTTCCGGGGCCTGGGCCAGCCTGACCTCCCCAAGGAGATGGCCTCTCTGT cggtggagacacagagcaccAGCTCGGAGGAGATGGTGCCCAGCTCGCCCTCGCCCCCTCCGCCTCCTCGGGTCTACAAGCCATGCTTCGTGTGCAATGACAAGTCCTCTGGCTACCACTATGGGGTCAGCTCTTGTGAAGGCTGCAAG GGCTTCTTTCGCCGAAGCATCCAGAAGAACATGGTGTACACGTGTCATCGCGACAAAAACTGTATCATCAACAAGGTGACCAGGAATCGCTGCCAGTACTGCCGGCTACAGAAGTGCTTCGAAGTGGGCATGTCCAAGGAAG CTGTGCGAAATGACCggaacaagaagaagaaagaggtgaAGGAAGAAGGGTCACCTGACAGCTATGAGCTGAGCCCCCAGTTAGAAGAGCTCATCACCAAGGTCAGCAAAGCCCATCAGGAGACGTTCCCCTCGCTCTGCCAGCTGGGCAAGTATACCACG AACTCCAGTGCAGACCACCGCGTGCAGCTAGATCTGGGGCTGTGGGACAAGTTCAGTGAGCTGGCCACCAAGTGCATCATCAAGATTGTGGAGTTTGCCAAGCGGTTGCCTGGCTTTACAGGGCTAAGCATTGCTGACCAGATAACTCTGCTCAAGGCTGCCTGCCTAGATATCCTG aTGCTGCGGATCTGCACAAGGTACACCCCAGAGCAGGACACTATGACCTTCTCCGACGGGCTGACCCTGAACCGGACCCAGATGCACAATGCCGGCTTCGGGCCCCTCACAGACCTTGTCTTTGCCTTTGCTGGGCAGCTCCTGCCCCTGGAGATGGATGACACCGAGACAGGCCTGCTCAGCGCCATCTGCCTCATCTGCGGAGGTGTGGGGGCGCCCCCTGGCGTCTGCTCAGTGCTCAGTCTCCTTTTCCACCACTCCATGCAGGATCTCTTGACTGGGAGGGGGCGTGGAGGACCCAGTGGTCTCTTCCCCTGGTAA
- the RARG gene encoding retinoic acid receptor gamma isoform X3, whose translation MYDCMETFAPGPRRLYGAAGPGTGLLRRATGGSCFAGLESFAWPQPASLQSVETQSTSSEEMVPSSPSPPPPPRVYKPCFVCNDKSSGYHYGVSSCEGCKGFFRRSIQKNMVYTCHRDKNCIINKVTRNRCQYCRLQKCFEVGMSKEAVRNDRNKKKKEVKEEGSPDSYELSPQLEELITKVSKAHQETFPSLCQLGKYTTNSSADHRVQLDLGLWDKFSELATKCIIKIVEFAKRLPGFTGLSIADQITLLKAACLDILMLRICTRYTPEQDTMTFSDGLTLNRTQMHNAGFGPLTDLVFAFAGQLLPLEMDDTETGLLSAICLICGDRMDLEEPEKVDKLQEPLLEALRLYARRRRPSQPYMFPRMLMKITDLRGISTKGAERAITLKMEIPGPMPPLIREMLENPEMFEDDSSQSGPHPNASSEDEVPGGQGKGGLKSPA comes from the exons ATGTACGACTGTATGGAAACGTTTGCCCCGGGTCCGCGACGGCTCTACGGGGCGGCCGGGCCCGGGACCGGCTTGCTGCGCAGAGCCACCGGCGGCTCCTGTTTCGCCGGACTTGAGTCTTTTGCCTGGCCGCAACCCGCCAGCCTGCAAT cggtggagacacagagcaccAGCTCGGAGGAGATGGTGCCCAGCTCGCCCTCGCCCCCTCCGCCTCCTCGGGTCTACAAGCCATGCTTCGTGTGCAATGACAAGTCCTCTGGCTACCACTATGGGGTCAGCTCTTGTGAAGGCTGCAAG GGCTTCTTTCGCCGAAGCATCCAGAAGAACATGGTGTACACGTGTCATCGCGACAAAAACTGTATCATCAACAAGGTGACCAGGAATCGCTGCCAGTACTGCCGGCTACAGAAGTGCTTCGAAGTGGGCATGTCCAAGGAAG CTGTGCGAAATGACCggaacaagaagaagaaagaggtgaAGGAAGAAGGGTCACCTGACAGCTATGAGCTGAGCCCCCAGTTAGAAGAGCTCATCACCAAGGTCAGCAAAGCCCATCAGGAGACGTTCCCCTCGCTCTGCCAGCTGGGCAAGTATACCACG AACTCCAGTGCAGACCACCGCGTGCAGCTAGATCTGGGGCTGTGGGACAAGTTCAGTGAGCTGGCCACCAAGTGCATCATCAAGATTGTGGAGTTTGCCAAGCGGTTGCCTGGCTTTACAGGGCTAAGCATTGCTGACCAGATAACTCTGCTCAAGGCTGCCTGCCTAGATATCCTG aTGCTGCGGATCTGCACAAGGTACACCCCAGAGCAGGACACTATGACCTTCTCCGACGGGCTGACCCTGAACCGGACCCAGATGCACAATGCCGGCTTCGGGCCCCTCACAGACCTTGTCTTTGCCTTTGCTGGGCAGCTCCTGCCCCTGGAGATGGATGACACCGAGACAGGCCTGCTCAGCGCCATCTGCCTCATCTGCGGAG ACCGCATGGACCTGGAGGAGCCCGAAAAAGTGGACAAGCTGCAGGAGCCACTGCTGGAAGCCCTGAGGCTATATGCCCGGCGCCGGCGGCCCAGCCAGCCCTACATGTTCCCAAGGATGCTCATGAAAATCACCGACCTCCGGGGCATCAGCACTAAGG GAGCCGAAAGGGCCATTACCCTGAAGATGGAGATTCCAGGCCCGATGCCTCCCCTAATCCGAGAGATGCTGGAGAACCCTGAAATGTTTGAGGATGACTCCTCGCAGTCTGGTCCCCATCCCAATGCCTCTAGCGAGGATGAGGTTCCCGGGGGCCAGGGCAAAGGGGGCCTGAAGTCCCCAGCCTGA
- the RARG gene encoding retinoic acid receptor gamma isoform X2: protein MATNKERLFAAGALGPGSGYPGAGFPFAFPGALRGSPPFEMLSPSFRGLGQPDLPKEMASLSVETQSTSSEEMVPSSPSPPPPPRVYKPCFVCNDKSSGYHYGVSSCEGCKGFFRRSIQKNMVYTCHRDKNCIINKVTRNRCQYCRLQKCFEVGMSKEAVRNDRNKKKKEVKEEGSPDSYELSPQLEELITKVSKAHQETFPSLCQLGKYTTNSSADHRVQLDLGLWDKFSELATKCIIKIVEFAKRLPGFTGLSIADQITLLKAACLDILMLRICTRYTPEQDTMTFSDGLTLNRTQMHNAGFGPLTDLVFAFAGQLLPLEMDDTETGLLSAICLICGDRMDLEEPEKVDKLQEPLLEALRLYARRRRPSQPYMFPRMLMKITDLRGISTKGAERAITLKMEIPGPMPPLIREMLENPEMFEDDSSQSGPHPNASSEDEVPGGQGKGGLKSPA from the exons ATGGCCACCAATAAGGAGCGACTCTTTGCGGCTGGTGCCCTGGGGCCTGGATCTGGCTACCCAGGGGCaggcttccccttcgccttcccaGGGGCACTCAGGGGGTCTCCGCCTTTCGAGATGCTGAGCCCTAGCTTCCGGGGCCTGGGCCAGCCTGACCTCCCCAAGGAGATGGCCTCTCTGT cggtggagacacagagcaccAGCTCGGAGGAGATGGTGCCCAGCTCGCCCTCGCCCCCTCCGCCTCCTCGGGTCTACAAGCCATGCTTCGTGTGCAATGACAAGTCCTCTGGCTACCACTATGGGGTCAGCTCTTGTGAAGGCTGCAAG GGCTTCTTTCGCCGAAGCATCCAGAAGAACATGGTGTACACGTGTCATCGCGACAAAAACTGTATCATCAACAAGGTGACCAGGAATCGCTGCCAGTACTGCCGGCTACAGAAGTGCTTCGAAGTGGGCATGTCCAAGGAAG CTGTGCGAAATGACCggaacaagaagaagaaagaggtgaAGGAAGAAGGGTCACCTGACAGCTATGAGCTGAGCCCCCAGTTAGAAGAGCTCATCACCAAGGTCAGCAAAGCCCATCAGGAGACGTTCCCCTCGCTCTGCCAGCTGGGCAAGTATACCACG AACTCCAGTGCAGACCACCGCGTGCAGCTAGATCTGGGGCTGTGGGACAAGTTCAGTGAGCTGGCCACCAAGTGCATCATCAAGATTGTGGAGTTTGCCAAGCGGTTGCCTGGCTTTACAGGGCTAAGCATTGCTGACCAGATAACTCTGCTCAAGGCTGCCTGCCTAGATATCCTG aTGCTGCGGATCTGCACAAGGTACACCCCAGAGCAGGACACTATGACCTTCTCCGACGGGCTGACCCTGAACCGGACCCAGATGCACAATGCCGGCTTCGGGCCCCTCACAGACCTTGTCTTTGCCTTTGCTGGGCAGCTCCTGCCCCTGGAGATGGATGACACCGAGACAGGCCTGCTCAGCGCCATCTGCCTCATCTGCGGAG ACCGCATGGACCTGGAGGAGCCCGAAAAAGTGGACAAGCTGCAGGAGCCACTGCTGGAAGCCCTGAGGCTATATGCCCGGCGCCGGCGGCCCAGCCAGCCCTACATGTTCCCAAGGATGCTCATGAAAATCACCGACCTCCGGGGCATCAGCACTAAGG GAGCCGAAAGGGCCATTACCCTGAAGATGGAGATTCCAGGCCCGATGCCTCCCCTAATCCGAGAGATGCTGGAGAACCCTGAAATGTTTGAGGATGACTCCTCGCAGTCTGGTCCCCATCCCAATGCCTCTAGCGAGGATGAGGTTCCCGGGGGCCAGGGCAAAGGGGGCCTGAAGTCCCCAGCCTGA
- the LOC104670604 gene encoding 40S ribosomal protein S20 — translation MAFKDTGKTPVEPEVAIHRIRITLTSRNVKSLEKVCADLIRGAKEKNLKVKGPVRMPTKTLRITTRKTPCGEGSKTWDRFQMRIHKRLIDLHSPSEIVKQITSISIEPGVEVEVTIADA, via the coding sequence ATGGCTTTTAAGGATACCGGAAAAACACCCGTGGAGCCGGAGGTGGCAATTCACCGAATTCGAATCACCCTAACGAGCCGCAACGTTAAATCCCTGGAAAAGGTGTGTGCTGACTTGATCAGAGGTGCGAAGGAAAAGAACCTGAAAGTGAAAGGACCAGTTCGAATGCCTACCAAGACTTTGAGAATCACTACAAGAAAAACTCCTTGTGGTGAAGGTTCTAAGACATGGGATCGTTTCCAGATGAGAATCCACAAGCGACTCATTGACTTGCACAGTCCTTCTGAGATTGTTAAGCAGATTACTTCCATCAGTATTGAGCCAGGAGTTGAGGTGGAAGTCACCATTGCAGATGCTTAA